CACAATATTGCATATGAAATACGCTTGCAACAAGCATTAGAAGAGGATTTACTTTGTCCATTCCACTACTTTGGAGTTTCAGATATTACAATTAATGGAGTTGAGTTAGACGATAAATCGGATTTTAAATGCTTAGTGGCTGAAGAAAGAGTAAATCATATTATCGATAAAATAAATTTTTATGGATATTGTGGTGAAAGAGTAAAGGGATTAGTGTTCTGTAGTGATAAAAAAGAGGCTAAAGAGCTTTCTGATATATTTAATACAAGAGGATATAAAACCGTTGCACTAACAGGAGAAAACTCACAAGAGGAAAGAGAAAAAGCTATTGAAAGATTAGAGCAGGATGAAATTTTAAATTCATTAGATTATATTTTTACTGTAGATATATTTAATGAGGGAGTAGATATACCTTCTATAAACCAAGTTGTAATGTTAAGGCCAACTAAATCTTCAATAGTATTTGTGCAACAGCTAGGTAGAGGTCTTAGAAAAAATAAATTTAAAGAGTATGTTGTAATAATAGATTTTGTAGGAAATTATAATAATAACTTTTTGATTCCAATAGCCTTATCAGGTGATAGAACCTTTAATAAAGATACTATTAGAAAGTATGTTATGGAAGGAACAAGAGTTATACCTGGTTGTTCTACTATTAATTTTGATGAAATATCAAAAAAGAGAATATTTCAATCAATAGATTTAGCAAATTTCAATGATATAAAATTAATTAAAGAAAGTTATTTTAATCTCAAACAAAAAATTGGCAGGATACCTAGTTTGGGTGACTTTGATAAATTTGATTCTATAGATCCATTAAGGATTTTTTCTACTAAATTAGGTTCATATTATAACTTTTTAAAAAAGTATGATACAGAATATACTGTAGAGCTTAATGACATAGAAGCTTTATTTATTGAGTTTATTTCTAAAAAGTTAGCTTCAGGTAAGAGGCCACACGAACTTATAATGATTAAAAATCTAATTAATAATAAATTAGACTTAATAGGTGAGTTAAAACATGAACTTAAGAAGCTATATAATATAGATTTTAAAGATATTACTGAAACAAACGTAATTAATATATTAACAAATGAGTTTCCAACTGGATCAGCTAAAAAGACATATTCTAAGTGTATATTTATAGAAAGACAAGGCAATTATTATACTATTTCATCTGAATTTAAAAGTTGTATTGAAAATAACTTTTTTAAAGATATGGTTATGGAATTAATAGATTTTGGTTTAAGTAGATATAATAAAAATTATAGTAACAGGTATATGAATACCAATTTTCAATTATATCAAAAATACACATATGAAGATGTATGTAGGCTTTTAGAGTGGGAAAAGGGTGAAGTAGCTTTAAATATAGGTGGTTATAAATATGATAAAACCACTAATACCTACCCTGTGTTTATTAATTATGATAAGTCAGATAACATAAATGATACTATAAATTACGAGGATAGATTTGAATCAGAGTCACAGTTAATAGCAATTTCAAAATCAGGTAGAACTACAACATCAGAAGATATTGTTAAGGCTTATAATGCAGAAGATCATGGAGTAGAAATGACTTTATTTGTGAGAAAAAATAAAGATGATAAAATCTCAAAGGAGTTTTATTTCCTAGGAAAAATAAAGGCAGTAGGAAAGCCACATGAATTTACAATGAAAAATACTGCAAAAACAGCTGTAGAAATAAGATATAAATTAATTACGAAAGTAAGAGAAGATATTTATGATTATATAATATCGTAGACATAAATAGAATCTTTGGCTTCAGATGGAGTTTTTACTCAGAGGAGGGTATTTGTACATGAAAAACATATTAACAGAAGAAAATATGAATAAATTAAAAGAAGAATTAGAATATAGAATGACTACAAAAAGAGGTGAAATAGCAAAGGAAAAATTAGAAGCAGCAGCTCATGGTGATAGGTCAGAAAATGCAGAATACAAAGAAGCTTGTGCAAACTATAGAGAAAATGATAATAGGATTCAATATTTATTAACTATGATTTCAACTGCAAATGTAATAGATGAGAAAAATCAAGATAAGTCAGTACTAGGCGTTAATAGTAAATGTAAGATTAAATTTGTAGAAGATGAATTTGAAACAACTGTATCACTAGTAACTACTATGGATGCAGACCCAGAAAATATGCTTATAAGTGTAGAATCAGATTTAGGAAAAACATTAATGGGTAAAAAAGTTGGAGATATAGCTGAAGTTGATGCTCCAGGTGAAAAATATACAGTAGAAGTATTGGAAATTATATAATAGGGAATAAGAGCCTTGCCGAAGGGAGAATCCATACTGTATGCCTTTGCAAATAAATTTTTAAGTAGTAGAGATTTAGAAAAGATATCTTGCATGTAAAAAGTCTTGGAGAAAATCCAAGACTTTTTCTGTTAAATGTTATTTGAATATAATAATGAATTTCTTGTGCTACTGTTTTTCTTTAATTAATTGTTCTACAGCAGGAACATCAGCAGGAGCCCAGTTTAAAGAAGTTAAATTTTCTTTAGGAAGCCAAATGAGCTTAGCGTGTTCATTAGCAGTAGGTTTACCCTCTATTAATCTACATCTAACAGTTATTAAATTAACTATAAACTTATCATATTCATGGGAGTTATCATTAAAAACATCTATAAATTCTATAGTACAATCAAGCTCTTCTTTAATTTCACGAACAATGGCATCTCCTAAGGATTCACCCTCTTCGATTTTACCACCAGGAAATTCCCAAAGGTTAGGAAGGGACATCTTAGTTGATCTTAAAGCACATAATATTTCACCATTTTCATTTTGAATAATAGCACCAACAACCCTAATTAACTTCTTCATGTACTTCACCTCCAATCACATTTTAACTAAATAACATTGTTTAAGTCAATCTAAGAGGTATGCGTAAATTATAAACGTAATTTGTTTTATATCTTTATACAAAGGATATAAAATATAGGGTATACTATAAAATGTAAGGAAAATATACAGCTTAAAGTAGCTATGAAAAAGTTAAAGCTACAAATATACAACTAAATATAAAGATATTTATACATTAGTTTAAAAACATTAGACAAATGGTTTATTGAATAATAGATAAAATTAAGTTAGGAGTGAGAGTAAATGAAAAGAATACCCTATGGTATTTCTAATTTTGAAGTTTTAAGAGAGAAGAATTATCTTTACGTAGATAAAACCTCTTATATAGAACTATTAGATAGATATGCTCCCTATAATTTTTTTATAAGACCTAGAAGGTTTGGAAAAAGTCTTTTTATATCAATGCTAGAGAATTACTATGATATAAATAAAAAGGGTAAATTTGAGGAGTTATTTGGAGATTTATATATAGGTAAAAATCCTACAGAGGAGAGGAATAGCTTTCTTGTGTGGAAAATAAGTTTTGCAGGAGTAGATGCAGGTCATGGTGAAGAAGAATTAAGAATTAGTTTTAATTCAAAAGTGCTTTTATCTGCTATAAGATTTGTAAACAAATACTCAGGTTTATTAGGTATTGATACTATTCCAAAAGAAATAGACAGTGCGGAAGTAATAGTACAATATATATCTTTATTAGCTAGTAAAATAAAAATACCTGTATTTGTTCTAATAGATGAATATGATAACTTTGCCAATGAACTGATTACAGGAGGAAGACAAAGCACTTATAGTGGGATACTTCATGGTGAAGGTTTTGTTAAGGTATTTTATAAAGCTATAAAAGATGCAACGGCAGACAACTTTAATAGAATATTTATGACAGGGGTAAGCCCTATAATGCTAGATGACTTAACTAGTGGATTTAACATTACTATGAACTATACTTTAGATCAAAATCTTAACGCTATGATGGGTTTTACAAGGGATGAAATTTCTTATATTATGGATGAAGTTGAAATAAAGGAAGAATCCCTAAGAGAAAAAATATGTACGGATATGACAGAGTATTATAATGGATATAAATTTAATGAAGATAGTAAAACAGTTTTTAATCCAGATATGTCTATGTATTTTCTTAATAATTATTCATTATATAATCGTTATCCTAAAGAAATGATAGATAATAATGTAAAAACAGATTATGGAAAAGTTAATCAGTTAGCTTATAATTTTAATGATAGGGAAGCACTAGAAGAAATAATGACTACAGGGGAAACCTCTACTATGCTAGTAGATAGATTTAATATTCATACTATGTATAGTGTGAAGGAAAACTTCAAATCCCTACTTTTTTACCTTGGAATGCTTACAATAAAGGAGCAAGGTCCATTAGGGACAGTACTTAAAATACCTAATTACGTGATAAAAACAATTTATTGGGAACAGTATTTTCAAAGAATGAATCTAGAGTATAATGTTCAGTTGCAAGATGTAAGAATAGCTGTTAATGAAATGAGAATGAATGGAAATATTCAGCCTTTAATAGAATTTGTAAAAGGCATATTAGAGGATTTATCCAATAGAGATTTAATAAAAATGGATGAAAAAAATATAAAAATGATACTCCTTACACTATTAGGCGTAGATAGCACTTATTTCATACAAAGTGAAGCTGAGAACAATAATGGCTATGTAGATATAATGCTAAAAAGAAAAATTCAATTTAAAGATATAACTAAATTCCAATGGATTATAGAACTAAAATATATAAAAGAAAGTGAAAGAGATGCATTAGACAAAGTAAAAGAAGAAGGATTAAAGCAGCTTCAAGGATATGCTGAAAGTAAAATGGTTAAAGGGGAACTTGGAGAAGAGGATTTAAATAAAGTATTAGTTATTGTAGTAGGTAAAAAGGATATTTATGCTTTGGAAGTATAGGATATGATTTTTATTTAGAAAATTAACTTTTGTAAAGAATGGAAAAGAGCATGCTCAACTGATTAAAGATAGAGAAGGGAAATATTATGCTATAATCATATATAGTAAGAAGATACTGGGGGGATTTAGTTGACAAAAAATAAATCAAAGAAAAATGTATTAAATATAAAAACTTTAAGTAGAATTTTATTCCCTGAAATTCAAGTTGTAGATTATATAAACGAGATGGGGATTGTAGATAGAAAGGTCTTTAAAAAGGACAAAAAGGCTGTTAATAACTCTGTAGCAAAGGCAACAAGTACAGTAGATAAAAAAGTAGCAAATGCAACAAGTAACGCTGGTAAGCATATAGGAAAGACAGTTTCAAATACAGTAAAAGATACGGAAAAAGTAGTGCAAAATCTTGGTAATACTATAGTGAATCTAGATTGTAAGCCTTTAGAAGTTAACAAAACTAAATTAGAATTGGATGCAGCTTTTCAAAGGGTAGAGAACACTCTATCAGAATACGTACTTGGACAAAAAGAATTTTTAAGCAAGCTTTCTATTGCATTTAAAAGACCTTTTGCTTATGGAAAAACTGATGGAATAAGCAATACTATATTTATAACTGGCCCAAAGGGATCAGGGAGACATCTTTCAGTAAAAGCTATTACTAGATTTTTAAAAGAAGAGAATATATTTAAGAAATCTGGAGTATTTTCTTTGGATTTAGCTAAGTATAAACTGGAAAAGGATGCAGAAAATCTATTTTTAGATGATCTTTATAGTGCACTTTATGGACAGAACCAAGTAGTTGTTTTCGATAACTTTGATAAGTGTCATTCAAATGTTTTAGATACTATTACAAAGCTTGTAATAGATGAAAAGGTTAATTTGAATAGAAGATATATAGATGAAATGGATCATATGGTAGATGTTACAGGAAAAGGTTCACTTACATTAGATACCACTGATGAGATATTAGCCAATGGTAAATATCTTATTTTTATAACAGAAAAAAGTGAGGAAAGCATTAAAACAATGTTTTCAAGCAAGTTTGTGGAAAGAATTTATGACATAATTCAAACTGTACCACTTACTAGAGAAATTATTTCTACGATTGGAAGGTTTATTCTGGAAGAGTATAAGGAAAAGATACAGAATAATTTAGGTATTGTAATTAGATTCCAAGAAAGTGTATTAAATTGTGTAGTGAATAATTGTAACAAAGCTTATGGTGCTCATGCATTAAATGATTATATTGAAGAGAATATATATAGGCCTCTTGTGGAACTAGAGTTAAAAGGAAAGTTATCCAATGAGAAACTTTATATTTTAAGTGAAGATCATAACATATTAGTTCTAGAGGATAATTCAGGTAGAACTGAATTGTCATCTGTAATAAAAAAGATAGATATAGAAGGTATAGAGCAGTTAAATAAAGAACTTGAAAGCATTATTGGCTTACATAACGTTAAGTCTTTTATAAGGACTTTGCAGGATAATATAAAAGTACAAAATCTAAGAAAATCGCAAGGGTCAAAAGAAGCAAAACTCTCATTGCATATGATTTTTACCGGTAATCCTGGTACAGGAAAAACTACAATGGCGAGAATTATGGCAAAGTATTTAAAAGCATTAGGCTATTTGTCTAGTGGTCATCTTGTTGAAGTTTCGAGAAACGATTTGGTAGGCCAATACGTAGGTGAAACTGCACAAAAGACTACAGCAAAGGTGAATTCGGCTATTGGGGGTATATTATTTATTGATGAAGCTTATTCTTTAGCTAGAGATAATAATGATATTTTTGGAGTAGAAGCTGTAGATAGCCTTGTAAAGGCTGTAGAAGATAACAGGGATGATCTAGTTGTCATACTTGCAGGTTATTCAAAGGAAATGGAGGACTTTTTAAAGACTAACAGTGGCTTAAAGTCTAGATTTAACTATACTGTTGAATTTCCAGACTATACAGCAAAAGAACTTTTAGAAATTTCAAAGATAATTGCAAAACAGAATGGATATGAAATTCATAGTGATTTAAATGAAGAGATCATAATGCTATTTGAAAGCAAGCAAATTAAGGGCATAAATGATAGTGGTAATGGAAGACTTGCTAGAAATATAGTTGAACAAGCTATTGCAAATCAATCTAGAAGATTATCAGCAATGGGTGAAATGAATATAAACAAAGATGAAATAAATAAACTTACTATAAGTGATTTCGGATTGGACAAAAAGGTAGACTTTAACCTTGAAGAGGAACTTTCTAAAATAACCGGTCTAAATGAAGTAAAAAGCTTTATAAGAGGCTTAGAAAAACAGATAATTGCAAAAGAAAAGAGAAGGAAACTTGGAATTAATGTAGAGTCTTCACAATCACTGAATATGATTTTTACTGGAAACCCTGGAACTGGAAAAACTACCATTGCAAGGCTTGTAGCAGATTTAATGAAGAAGATGGGGATTTTAAAATCTGGTCAGCTTATAGAAACAGACAGAAGTGGGCTTATAGGTCAATATATTGGAGAAACAACTAAAAAGGCTACAGAAGTATTTAAATCAGCATTAGGCGGAGTATTATTTATTGATGAAGCTTATGCTTTAATGTCTTCAGAAAATGATCCTATAGGAAAAGAGGCTGTAGATGTATTGGTAAAGCTTGTGGAGGACTATAGAGGAGAAGTTATAGTTATTCTCGCAGGATATAATAAGGAAATGAGTGAATTTTTAAATACAAATTCAGGTTTAAGTTCTAGATTCCCTCTTAAAGTTGATTTTCCAGATTATAATTTAGATGAACTTTTAGAAATAGGAAAAGCAATGATTAAAAGAAAAGGTTTTATACTTGCAGGTAATGCTGAAGATGAGCTTCAAGATGCAATAAATACATCAAATAAAAAAGGTGGAGCAGAAAGTGGGAACGGAAGGCTAGTTAGAAATATAGTTGAAAAGGCTATAAGAAAACAATCTTCAAGAATAGCGGACATGGAAGAAATTGACCAGAAGGCTGTGGTTCTTTTAACTGAAGAAGACTTTGAAGCATATGTAGGGCAAAATAATAACTTTGACTTAGAAACTAAGTTAAAGGAAGTCATAGGACTTGAAGAGGTTAAGAATTTTATAAGAAGTCTTCAGGCTCAGCTTAAGATAAAAAATCAAAGGAAAGCTTTAGGACTTCCTTCAGATCAATCTCAAACTCTCCATATGATATTTAAAGGTAATCCTGGTACAGGGAAAACTACTATCGCTCGAATTATAGGAGAAGTACTTTATAACCTTGGAGTTTTAAATAGTAAGAAATTTATTGAAACAGATAGAAGTGGATTAGTTGCTGGATATGTTGGACAAACTGCTATAAAGACTAAAGAAAAGATTGATTCTGCACTAGGTGGAATTTTATTTATTGATGAAGCCTATGCACTAGCTCAAGATGCAGAAAGTAGTAATGGTTTCGGTAGAGAAGCTATAGATACACTAGTTAAAGGTATGGATGATAACCGTGAAAATCTTTTGGTTATACTTGCAGGATATAGTGAAGATATGGATAGATTCTTGGAGGTAAATTCAGGACTAAAATCACGATTTGCTAATGTAATAGAATTTAAAGATTATTCGGTAGAAGATCTTTTAAATATTACTGACAATATATTTAAAGAAAAAGGCTATGTTATTACTGAAGGTGCAAGAGTGAAGATGAGGAGTATATTTGAGCAAGCTTCAAAAGTTCAGGACTTTGGTAATGGAAGATATGTAAGAAACTTATTTGAAAAGACTGTTCGAAATCAAGCTGTGAGACTTGGAAATATAGAACACCTAACTAAGGAACATCTAGTTACAATCGAAGAAGAAGATGTTTTAGAAGTTAGTTTATAGGGGAGGGTGACAACATGGATAAACTTTTAAAAGCTATAAGTAATTTAATAGCAATTATTTACGGGGTACTTTATATACCTATTATTTTAATGATATTAATTTTTGCACCAATTAAGGGTATAGCAGATGGAGTTAAAATAATTCAAACAGGGTATACAGTAACAAACGACTATATTTCTTTAATTATAGCAATTTTAATATTAACTTATATTTCACTTAGATTTAGAAATTTAAGAAAGATGTATGTTATGTTTCCTTCTTTATTTGAAACAATTAAATTTTTAACAATAACTAATTTATTTGTAGCCCTTGGAGTAGAGGTGCTAAATTGGAGTTATATTACTTTAAATACTGGTAGACATAGGTTTGGAATAATAATATTTATAATTTCTTTAATACTTTGGAGAGTATTTATATCTGTTTATTATTCTAAAAATCCTATTGCAGACTTTATGCTAAGGGATGAAGAGAAAATGCAAAATTACAGCGAAGGGGTTTAGCTGGAAAGGAGATCATAATATGAAAAAGTTTAGAGAAGAAGAATTATCTGAAGAAATTGGAGTTTTTAGTGAACATGAAAGAACTAATATAATAGATGAAGCTGAAAAGAATATTAATGAAGAGAATTCATACAAAAGATTTGAAGAAAATGAAGAAAAAGATGCTTTTATAACTCCTTCTATGAAAAATTTTAGAAAGGTGATAGGTGTACTATTCTTACTTTTTATGGTTTATTTTGGGGCTTTAGCAAATAAAGTAGGTACTGCAAATTATAAAACAAATCTTGTATCAGGAAAGACTGAGAATGTTAAGGTTGGAGATATGCTAAGCAAAGAAACACTTAAGCTAGAACCAAAAGACTTTTCAATAGAATCAGCCACGGGATATGGAAAAATAGAGCTTTCTATATGGAATTTTTCATCTAAA
The nucleotide sequence above comes from Hathewaya histolytica. Encoded proteins:
- a CDS encoding DUF3427 domain-containing protein, with the translated sequence MASKVGTDLKRLGDESIRVYDKSDITINNIEYKSIEVSNENSIRDELLKASETGLINKLIDSNLALTPKLVVNDYSRGSKVLSEIISELNKCEEFFISVAFITNSGILPLLETLKALNEKGIKGKILTTDYLNFSEPKALKKLLTFPNIELKLYSKENFHTKGYIFRYTDHYKLIVGSSNLTQTALTKNKEWNLKVSSLEEGSLTEGVISEFNQLWNDADELTIEWIETYEEIYRKQLEFTRKSKVPKLAQYKLKPNKMQVEAIQGLERLRENGQDRGLLISATGTGKTYLSAFELRNYNPKRALFIVHREQIAKQALNSFGNVFGDTMSMGILSGTRKEIDKDFIFCTVQTLSKDDVLHSFDKNEFDYIVIDEVHKAGANSYQKIVNYFNPKFLLGMTATPERSDEFDIFKMFNHNIAYEIRLQQALEEDLLCPFHYFGVSDITINGVELDDKSDFKCLVAEERVNHIIDKINFYGYCGERVKGLVFCSDKKEAKELSDIFNTRGYKTVALTGENSQEEREKAIERLEQDEILNSLDYIFTVDIFNEGVDIPSINQVVMLRPTKSSIVFVQQLGRGLRKNKFKEYVVIIDFVGNYNNNFLIPIALSGDRTFNKDTIRKYVMEGTRVIPGCSTINFDEISKKRIFQSIDLANFNDIKLIKESYFNLKQKIGRIPSLGDFDKFDSIDPLRIFSTKLGSYYNFLKKYDTEYTVELNDIEALFIEFISKKLASGKRPHELIMIKNLINNKLDLIGELKHELKKLYNIDFKDITETNVINILTNEFPTGSAKKTYSKCIFIERQGNYYTISSEFKSCIENNFFKDMVMELIDFGLSRYNKNYSNRYMNTNFQLYQKYTYEDVCRLLEWEKGEVALNIGGYKYDKTTNTYPVFINYDKSDNINDTINYEDRFESESQLIAISKSGRTTTSEDIVKAYNAEDHGVEMTLFVRKNKDDKISKEFYFLGKIKAVGKPHEFTMKNTAKTAVEIRYKLITKVREDIYDYIIS
- a CDS encoding ATP-binding protein — its product is MKRIPYGISNFEVLREKNYLYVDKTSYIELLDRYAPYNFFIRPRRFGKSLFISMLENYYDINKKGKFEELFGDLYIGKNPTEERNSFLVWKISFAGVDAGHGEEELRISFNSKVLLSAIRFVNKYSGLLGIDTIPKEIDSAEVIVQYISLLASKIKIPVFVLIDEYDNFANELITGGRQSTYSGILHGEGFVKVFYKAIKDATADNFNRIFMTGVSPIMLDDLTSGFNITMNYTLDQNLNAMMGFTRDEISYIMDEVEIKEESLREKICTDMTEYYNGYKFNEDSKTVFNPDMSMYFLNNYSLYNRYPKEMIDNNVKTDYGKVNQLAYNFNDREALEEIMTTGETSTMLVDRFNIHTMYSVKENFKSLLFYLGMLTIKEQGPLGTVLKIPNYVIKTIYWEQYFQRMNLEYNVQLQDVRIAVNEMRMNGNIQPLIEFVKGILEDLSNRDLIKMDEKNIKMILLTLLGVDSTYFIQSEAENNNGYVDIMLKRKIQFKDITKFQWIIELKYIKESERDALDKVKEEGLKQLQGYAESKMVKGELGEEDLNKVLVIVVGKKDIYALEV
- a CDS encoding (deoxy)nucleoside triphosphate pyrophosphohydrolase — encoded protein: MKKLIRVVGAIIQNENGEILCALRSTKMSLPNLWEFPGGKIEEGESLGDAIVREIKEELDCTIEFIDVFNDNSHEYDKFIVNLITVRCRLIEGKPTANEHAKLIWLPKENLTSLNWAPADVPAVEQLIKEKQ
- a CDS encoding GreA/GreB family elongation factor; the encoded protein is MKNILTEENMNKLKEELEYRMTTKRGEIAKEKLEAAAHGDRSENAEYKEACANYRENDNRIQYLLTMISTANVIDEKNQDKSVLGVNSKCKIKFVEDEFETTVSLVTTMDADPENMLISVESDLGKTLMGKKVGDIAEVDAPGEKYTVEVLEII
- a CDS encoding AAA family ATPase; the protein is MTKNKSKKNVLNIKTLSRILFPEIQVVDYINEMGIVDRKVFKKDKKAVNNSVAKATSTVDKKVANATSNAGKHIGKTVSNTVKDTEKVVQNLGNTIVNLDCKPLEVNKTKLELDAAFQRVENTLSEYVLGQKEFLSKLSIAFKRPFAYGKTDGISNTIFITGPKGSGRHLSVKAITRFLKEENIFKKSGVFSLDLAKYKLEKDAENLFLDDLYSALYGQNQVVVFDNFDKCHSNVLDTITKLVIDEKVNLNRRYIDEMDHMVDVTGKGSLTLDTTDEILANGKYLIFITEKSEESIKTMFSSKFVERIYDIIQTVPLTREIISTIGRFILEEYKEKIQNNLGIVIRFQESVLNCVVNNCNKAYGAHALNDYIEENIYRPLVELELKGKLSNEKLYILSEDHNILVLEDNSGRTELSSVIKKIDIEGIEQLNKELESIIGLHNVKSFIRTLQDNIKVQNLRKSQGSKEAKLSLHMIFTGNPGTGKTTMARIMAKYLKALGYLSSGHLVEVSRNDLVGQYVGETAQKTTAKVNSAIGGILFIDEAYSLARDNNDIFGVEAVDSLVKAVEDNRDDLVVILAGYSKEMEDFLKTNSGLKSRFNYTVEFPDYTAKELLEISKIIAKQNGYEIHSDLNEEIIMLFESKQIKGINDSGNGRLARNIVEQAIANQSRRLSAMGEMNINKDEINKLTISDFGLDKKVDFNLEEELSKITGLNEVKSFIRGLEKQIIAKEKRRKLGINVESSQSLNMIFTGNPGTGKTTIARLVADLMKKMGILKSGQLIETDRSGLIGQYIGETTKKATEVFKSALGGVLFIDEAYALMSSENDPIGKEAVDVLVKLVEDYRGEVIVILAGYNKEMSEFLNTNSGLSSRFPLKVDFPDYNLDELLEIGKAMIKRKGFILAGNAEDELQDAINTSNKKGGAESGNGRLVRNIVEKAIRKQSSRIADMEEIDQKAVVLLTEEDFEAYVGQNNNFDLETKLKEVIGLEEVKNFIRSLQAQLKIKNQRKALGLPSDQSQTLHMIFKGNPGTGKTTIARIIGEVLYNLGVLNSKKFIETDRSGLVAGYVGQTAIKTKEKIDSALGGILFIDEAYALAQDAESSNGFGREAIDTLVKGMDDNRENLLVILAGYSEDMDRFLEVNSGLKSRFANVIEFKDYSVEDLLNITDNIFKEKGYVITEGARVKMRSIFEQASKVQDFGNGRYVRNLFEKTVRNQAVRLGNIEHLTKEHLVTIEEEDVLEVSL